Proteins co-encoded in one Actinoallomurus bryophytorum genomic window:
- a CDS encoding ABC-F family ATP-binding cassette domain-containing protein, with the protein MSTHTASPVSLACSALRFDWPDGTSVFDGLAVSFGRERTGLIGSNGAGKSTLLRLLAGRLSPSAGSVTAHGSLAYLPQTITLDTDLRVDQALGIAERRAALRAIEDGDVREENFETIGEDWDVEERALATLGSLGLDGVELDRTVGELSGGETVLLRLAALLLERPDILLLDEPTNNLDLYARRRLYEAVDAWHSGVLVVVSHDRELLERVDRIAELRPGSVSWYGGGWSAYEEALATEQDAAGRMLRNAEADVRRQKRELEETQIKLARRQRHGKKMDAQRRAPRIVAGERKRSAQESADKLRVLQQSRLSEARDRLGEAADAVRDDEEIRVDLPHTAVPAGRTVLRLRDVRPRYGTPHEANLEVHGPERIALVGRNGTGKTTLLRTLTGELPPRSGEATTFVPLRFLPQRLDVLDDELSVTANVAREAPGVTDNHIRSQLARFLFKGARAQQPVGTLSGGERFRAALAAMMLAEPAPQLLMLDEPTNNLDIASVQQLTGALESYEGALIIASHNLPFLESVGITRWLLLGDELQESTGEEVRELLEG; encoded by the coding sequence ATGAGCACCCACACCGCATCTCCCGTCTCCCTGGCCTGTTCCGCTCTCCGCTTCGACTGGCCGGACGGCACCTCCGTCTTCGACGGACTCGCCGTCAGCTTCGGCCGGGAGCGCACCGGCCTGATCGGCTCCAACGGTGCCGGAAAGTCCACACTGCTGCGCCTGCTCGCGGGCCGGTTGAGCCCGTCGGCGGGCTCGGTGACCGCACACGGCAGCCTCGCGTACCTCCCGCAGACCATCACCCTCGACACGGACCTCCGCGTCGACCAGGCACTGGGGATCGCCGAGCGGCGCGCCGCGCTGCGCGCGATCGAGGACGGCGACGTACGCGAGGAGAACTTCGAGACGATAGGGGAGGACTGGGACGTCGAGGAACGCGCCCTGGCGACGCTCGGCTCCCTCGGCCTCGACGGGGTCGAACTGGACCGCACCGTGGGGGAGCTGTCCGGGGGAGAGACGGTGCTGCTGCGCCTGGCCGCCCTCCTGCTCGAACGCCCCGACATCCTGCTCCTGGACGAACCCACCAACAACCTCGACCTGTACGCGCGCAGGAGACTGTACGAGGCCGTCGACGCCTGGCACTCCGGGGTGCTGGTCGTGGTGAGTCACGACCGTGAACTGCTCGAACGCGTCGACCGCATCGCGGAGCTCCGGCCGGGCTCGGTGAGCTGGTACGGCGGCGGCTGGTCCGCGTACGAGGAGGCCCTCGCGACCGAACAGGACGCGGCCGGCCGGATGCTGCGCAACGCGGAGGCGGACGTACGCCGGCAGAAGCGCGAGCTGGAGGAGACCCAGATCAAGCTCGCCCGGCGCCAGCGGCACGGCAAGAAGATGGACGCCCAGCGGCGGGCTCCCCGGATCGTGGCGGGGGAGCGCAAGCGCTCCGCGCAGGAGTCGGCCGACAAGCTGCGCGTGCTCCAGCAGAGCCGGCTGAGCGAGGCGCGCGACCGGCTGGGGGAGGCCGCGGACGCGGTACGCGACGACGAGGAGATCCGGGTGGACCTGCCCCACACCGCCGTGCCCGCGGGCCGCACCGTCCTGCGGCTGCGCGACGTACGGCCACGGTACGGAACGCCGCACGAGGCGAACCTCGAAGTCCACGGGCCGGAACGGATCGCCCTCGTCGGGCGCAACGGAACCGGCAAGACGACCCTCCTGCGCACCCTCACCGGGGAGCTGCCTCCGCGGTCGGGGGAGGCCACGACGTTCGTCCCGCTGCGTTTCCTGCCGCAGCGCCTCGACGTCCTGGACGACGAGCTGAGCGTCACCGCGAACGTCGCTCGCGAGGCACCCGGAGTGACCGACAACCACATTCGCTCCCAGCTCGCGCGTTTCCTGTTCAAGGGAGCACGCGCACAGCAGCCGGTCGGCACGCTGTCCGGCGGTGAGCGCTTCCGCGCGGCGCTCGCCGCGATGATGCTCGCCGAGCCGGCACCGCAGCTGCTGATGCTGGACGAGCCGACCAACAACCTCGACATCGCCAGCGTCCAGCAGCTCACGGGCGCCCTGGAGTCCTACGAGGGCGCGCTCATCATCGCGAGCCACAACCTGCCGTTCCTGGAGTCGGTCGGCATCACGCGCTGGTTGCTGCTGGGCGACGAACTCCAGGAGAGCACGGGGGAGGAGGTCAGAGAACTCCTCGAGGGGTGA
- a CDS encoding VOC family protein, protein MSELVARLQTLGATPADVGQGRVPWTVLADPEGNDALTPRCPGPLRRVFLFLLVDNFINQQATFTL, encoded by the coding sequence GTGTCGGAACTGGTCGCGCGTCTTCAGACTCTCGGTGCGACGCCCGCCGACGTAGGTCAGGGCAGAGTGCCGTGGACGGTCCTGGCCGACCCGGAGGGCAACGATGCCCTCACACCGCGGTGCCCTGGACCGTTGCGGAGGGTTTTTCTATTTCTGCTGGTTGACAATTTCATCAACCAGCAGGCGACCTTTACGCTGTAA
- a CDS encoding helix-turn-helix transcriptional regulator, which yields MTSDAAAITTVAALGDDLRRNMYDFIRRSGRPVTRDEAAASVGISRKLAAFHLDKLVAAGLLTADYANPPGVRRVGRAPKVYEPSDVDVHVSIPQREHGILADILIDAVLSETDDENARQAALRVATDRGRALGEAERDRTRPGRLGTERALTRAGEILGRHGFEPTRATPALLRLRNCPFHPLAAKAPDLVCAINHAFLAGLLTGLDADTVHATLAPRPGACCVELGT from the coding sequence ATGACCTCCGACGCCGCAGCCATCACAACAGTCGCCGCACTCGGTGATGACCTGCGCAGGAACATGTACGACTTCATCCGCCGCAGCGGCCGGCCCGTCACGCGGGACGAGGCCGCCGCCAGCGTCGGCATCTCACGGAAACTGGCAGCGTTCCACCTCGACAAACTCGTCGCGGCCGGACTGCTGACCGCCGACTACGCCAACCCGCCCGGCGTCCGCAGAGTGGGCCGCGCACCCAAGGTCTACGAACCCAGCGACGTCGACGTCCACGTGAGCATCCCGCAGCGCGAACACGGCATCCTCGCCGACATCCTCATCGACGCCGTACTGAGCGAGACCGACGACGAGAACGCCCGCCAGGCCGCACTCCGCGTCGCCACCGACCGCGGCCGCGCCCTGGGTGAGGCCGAACGCGACCGCACCCGGCCCGGCCGTCTCGGCACTGAACGCGCTCTCACCCGCGCCGGGGAGATCCTCGGACGCCACGGCTTCGAACCCACGCGCGCGACGCCGGCCCTGCTGCGCCTGCGCAACTGCCCCTTCCACCCCCTCGCAGCCAAGGCCCCCGACCTCGTCTGCGCCATCAACCACGCCTTCCTCGCCGGCCTGCTGACCGGCCTGGACGCCGACACCGTGCACGCCACCCTCGCCCCTCGCCCCGGCGCGTGCTGCGTCGAACTCGGCACCTGA